The genomic interval AGATCTCACTCGCGAGTTCTTTGCACACACGCATTTCTGAATAGGACCTATAGGTCCTATACGACCTAATCCGCTACAGCTTTTCCAGCTCATCGCTGATCAACTGCCGCTGGTACAACTTCCAATAGAGCCCCTGCGCTGCCAGCAGGTCATCGTGCTTCCCCTGCTCCTTCACCCTGCCCGCATCCAGCACGTAGACCCAGTCGCAGACGCTCAGCACCGAGAGCCGGTGCGAAACGATGATTACCGTGACGCCGGGCAACTGATTCATCATCCGGTTGACCAGTTCCTTCTCGGTCTCGGCATCGAGCGCCGAGGTCGCGTCATCGAAGACCATGACCGGCGGGCGCCCGACCAGCGCCCGGGCAATCGCCACGCGCTCCTTCTGGCCGCCTGATAGCCGAGTCCCGCGTTCGCCCAGCATCTCATCCAGTCCTTTGGGGAATCCGGCGACTTCTTCTGAAAGCTCGGAGCCGGCCACGACCGCCTGCAACTGCTCGTCGGTCACGTTCTCCCGGCCGAACGCGATATTCCCTTTGACCGAGTCGGAGAACAACTGCGCCTCCTGCGGCGCATAGCCAAAGAGCTGCCGGTAGGCGTCCAGGTCAAGCTCCTTGACGTCCTGACCGGAAAGCGTAACCCTGCCCTGCTGCGGGTCGGCTTCCCGGAAGAGCAGCCTGAAGATCGTGCTCTTGCCCGAGCCAATCGTTCCGGCAATCCCGACTTTCCGGCCCGGAGGAAAGGTCAGGTCCGCGTTCTCAAGCACAATCCTCGTGCCGTAGGAAAAAGAGACGTGGTCCAGCTTCAACTCGCCGGGTTTGGGCTGCTTCGGATTTGCCGGCGGCTCGACTTCGGTCGGGTGGGTCCTGAGCGAACCGATGCGCTCCGCAGCGCCCTGCGCTCTCCGGCCAGACACGAAGACGTTGCCGATGTCGTACATCGGGCCGAGCAGCATCAGGATATAGGCGTTGAACGCCACGAACTCGCCCAGGGTCAGGTGCGCGTGCACGACCAGCATGCCGCCGATCCAGAGCACCAGCAGCGTAGCGAACTCGCCGATGGCATTGTAGAGTATGCCGATCTTCGCCTCGGTTCTCGCCTCGCCCATCGCCACCGCGATACGGTCGTTGAGCGTGCCCCGGAACTTGTGGCCGAGCTTCTCCTCCATGGCGTAGGACTTCACCAGCCTGATGCCCGTGAAAGCTGACTCAAGCTGGTTGTTGATTTCTGATATCTTCTGCCGCCACTTCATGAACCAGGAATAGACCAGCGGGCCCAGCCGCAGCCAGACGTACACGCCCAGCCCAATGGGAACGACAGTCACGAGTGTCAGCATCGGGTTCATGTGCAGCATGATGGCGAGCGCGAACAGCACCGTGAACGCGGCGGACACGAACCGGAACATACCCGAGCAGGCGAACCAGGACAGCTCGCCCATGTCGTGGTCGAGCCGTTCCATCACGTCCCCGGTTGGGAACTGAGCGCTGAAAGTGTGGCCCATGTCGAGCACTCGGCGGAAAATGGCGGTCCTGACTTTCCACGCGTAGAGCTCGTTAATCCGGCCGCGCGAGAACGGCAACAGCACGTCTCCGATGACCCGCAGGAAGCCGAACCCGAAAAGGAACAGGACGTACCTCACCAGTTCTCGCTGGGAAATGCCCCGCTTGATACCGTCGATTATCATTCGCAGGAAGTACGGGAAAACCATCGAGATCGCGGTAACCACGATAGTGGCGAGCACGAGCGTAACCGACCAGCCCGGCCGCTCGCGCCAGAAGTCGAACACAACAGACATGGGCCGAGGTTGAGACTGAGGTTGAGATTCGGAAGGAGTCATTCCCATCTTGACCTTAGCCTTGACCCATGCCCACGTATTGCAGCCGGTAAAGTCGCGAGTAGATGCCGTCGCGAGCCAGGAGCTCATCATGTGTGCCCTGCTCCGTGATTCTCCCCTTGTGAACCACCAGCACTCGGTCCGCCATCCGAATCGTGGCCAGGCGGTGCGCGACGATGATCGCGGTCCGACCCTTGAGCAGTTCCTCGAGCCCTTCCTGAATCAGGTGCTCGGTGTGCGGGTCGACCGAAGACGTGGCCTCGTCAAGAATCAGGATTTCCGGGTCGCGCACCATGGCCCGGGCAAACGCCAGGAGTTGCCGCTCGCCCAGGGAGAAATTGCCGCCGCCCTCAGTCAGTACCGTGTCGAAACCTTGCGGGAATCTCGCAATCGCATCGTGAATCCGCGCGCGCTTCGCGGCCTGTACTACCTGGTCACGCGATATAGTCTCGTCGAACAGCCGCAGGTTGTCGAGCACCGAACCCGGGAACATCACCACTTCCTGCGGGACGAACCCGACCGCCGACCGAATCCGGTGCTTGTCCATCTGGGCGACATCCTCTGAATCGCAGAGAATCCGACCCGACTGCGCCAGGTAGAACTTCATCAGCAGATTGACAATCGAGGTCTTGCCGCCGCCGGTTTCACCCACCAACGCGACCTTCTCCCCCCTGCGCACGACCAGGTTGATGTCCTTCAGCACCATGTTCTGGCCGTCGTAGGCGAAATTGACGTTCTCGCACCTTATCGCCTCTTTGAGTCTCAGCGGCCCGGCCCCGGTCTTGCCGGCGGGCTCCGGCGCCTGGTCGAGTATGCCGAATGCCCGCTCAGCCGACGCGAAGGCGCGCTGCATGACGTTGATCTGGTCCGAAATCGCCCGCAGCGGCCCAAACAGCCGCGTGATGTACGACACGAACAGGAACAAAGTGCCGATGGTCAACTGCCCCCTGAGCGCCCACACCCCGCCGAAGCCAAGCACGAGCCCGGTTCCCAGTATTTCGCCGAAATCCACCAGCATCCACACCGACGACCAGAGTATCGAGGCTTTCAGCTCGCCCTTGTACTTCAGCCGGTTCAGGTCATCCATCCGCTGGGCAAAGCGCCGCTGCTGGCAGAAGACCTGGATTACGGGCAATCCCTTCAACGTCTCGCTCACGAGGTTATTGGTCTCGGCCACGGTCTTGCGCACCTGCATGTACACCGGCCGCACCCTTTTCTGGAACAGCCAGAAGGCAACCACAAAAGGCGGCAGCAGCACCAGCACCAGTGAGAACAACTTGAAGCTCGTCACTCCCATGATGACGCACATCCCGACGAGCATGAGGACGCTCTGCAGCAGCACGACCGACGTATTCGTAAAGAGCATCTTCAGCGCTTCGGTGTCACTCTCCACCCGTGAAATGAGCTTGCCGGCCGGCATCTTGTCGAAGAACGACATCGGCAGGTCGAGCACGTGCTGGAACAGCGCCTGCTTCAGGTCGGCCGCTCCTCGCTCGCCCACCAGGGCGAGCCAGACCCTTTCAAAGTAGGCGGCGCTCAGAATGAACGCCTGGATGGCGAGATATGTCAGCGAAGTTACGGCGAGGCCGCGCAGGTCACCGTGCCCGATGTTGACATCGATTGCCCGCTTGAGCAGCACTGGCCCCAGCAGGCCCAGTCCGGTCGTCACCAGAAGCAGCGAGCCGGCCGCGAGCACGAGCCTGAGGTAACGGCGGAAGAACGGCCAGAGCCGCCGGATGTACGTCCCGGCCTTGCCGGTCGGCTTGCTCTCATCGAGTTCGCTGTCGATGTCGTGCCAGTGCATGAAGCCGGTATTATTGCGGGAGAATCGCCCCATGTAAAGGACGGAGGCGCTCTGAGGAAAATGCCCATTACCAGATCGCAATGACCAGTCGCTTTGAGAAACCCCAAGCACCAGTCACCTCGGTCCTTGGACCGGGTCATTCGGGGATTCTGGCTTGATTGGTAATTGGGGTTTGGCCACC from bacterium carries:
- a CDS encoding ABC transporter ATP-binding protein, encoding MMSSWLATASTRDFTGCNTWAWVKAKVKMGMTPSESQPQSQPRPMSVVFDFWRERPGWSVTLVLATIVVTAISMVFPYFLRMIIDGIKRGISQRELVRYVLFLFGFGFLRVIGDVLLPFSRGRINELYAWKVRTAIFRRVLDMGHTFSAQFPTGDVMERLDHDMGELSWFACSGMFRFVSAAFTVLFALAIMLHMNPMLTLVTVVPIGLGVYVWLRLGPLVYSWFMKWRQKISEINNQLESAFTGIRLVKSYAMEEKLGHKFRGTLNDRIAVAMGEARTEAKIGILYNAIGEFATLLVLWIGGMLVVHAHLTLGEFVAFNAYILMLLGPMYDIGNVFVSGRRAQGAAERIGSLRTHPTEVEPPANPKQPKPGELKLDHVSFSYGTRIVLENADLTFPPGRKVGIAGTIGSGKSTIFRLLFREADPQQGRVTLSGQDVKELDLDAYRQLFGYAPQEAQLFSDSVKGNIAFGRENVTDEQLQAVVAGSELSEEVAGFPKGLDEMLGERGTRLSGGQKERVAIARALVGRPPVMVFDDATSALDAETEKELVNRMMNQLPGVTVIIVSHRLSVLSVCDWVYVLDAGRVKEQGKHDDLLAAQGLYWKLYQRQLISDELEKL
- a CDS encoding ABC transporter ATP-binding protein, with the translated sequence MHWHDIDSELDESKPTGKAGTYIRRLWPFFRRYLRLVLAAGSLLLVTTGLGLLGPVLLKRAIDVNIGHGDLRGLAVTSLTYLAIQAFILSAAYFERVWLALVGERGAADLKQALFQHVLDLPMSFFDKMPAGKLISRVESDTEALKMLFTNTSVVLLQSVLMLVGMCVIMGVTSFKLFSLVLVLLPPFVVAFWLFQKRVRPVYMQVRKTVAETNNLVSETLKGLPVIQVFCQQRRFAQRMDDLNRLKYKGELKASILWSSVWMLVDFGEILGTGLVLGFGGVWALRGQLTIGTLFLFVSYITRLFGPLRAISDQINVMQRAFASAERAFGILDQAPEPAGKTGAGPLRLKEAIRCENVNFAYDGQNMVLKDINLVVRRGEKVALVGETGGGKTSIVNLLMKFYLAQSGRILCDSEDVAQMDKHRIRSAVGFVPQEVVMFPGSVLDNLRLFDETISRDQVVQAAKRARIHDAIARFPQGFDTVLTEGGGNFSLGERQLLAFARAMVRDPEILILDEATSSVDPHTEHLIQEGLEELLKGRTAIIVAHRLATIRMADRVLVVHKGRITEQGTHDELLARDGIYSRLYRLQYVGMGQG